The sequence GCCGTCTCCATGGAGAcggagcggggcgcgggcgAGGAGCCCCCGGGCCCGGCTATGGAGCCCGGAGCGCGGCGGGGGACGGAGACCCCCCGGGGGTGGGcaccgggggggcaccggggagggGTCCCCGGGGGTGTTGGGGAGGGGTCCCCGGGTCTTGGGGGCACCTGGGGCTGGGGTCACCAAGGGGGCAGGGGTCACCGTGGGGGCACCAGGGGACATGACCCCGCTGCCTGTCCCCAGTGTCTCCGTCTGTCCCCATGTGCAGGGTGGCTCTGACCGGCCGCGTGCCCCCAGGGCATGGGGGGGATACCGGGGACGTGACCCCCCCGTGCACGGTGAGGATCCGGGGGGatgtgctgctgcctttggtGGCCCCGTGCCGTGGGGACATGGCTGAGGAGCCCCCCGGGATGGTGGTGGGTGGGGGTGAGGAGCACCAGGAGATGCTGGACACAgatgaggagcagcaggaggagctggtggcCACGGCCGAGGAGATCCCGAAGGTGCTGGCCATGGCCAAGGAGCCCCCCGAGGTGCCGGCCCCGATGCCCGTGGAGGAGCCAAGGCAGGTCGTGCCCCGCGGAAGCTGCTTGATCCGCAACTGGCAGGAGGAGGTAACCCCTCAGacccggcccggggggggggctctgagcCCCCCTGGTCTTCAAATAGGTGCGAAACGGGCAGGGGACAGCGTGTGCTTAGGGACTGCTGGTGGGGCTGAACGCAcctggggggctcggggaggggtCGGTGCCGACcaggggaggtgctggagcCACGCCGTGTCCCCAGAGAGCCACCAACGGCCTGGACCGGGTGCTGGCGCCGGAGATGGGCAGCGAGGGCTTCGTCCACCGGCACGGCCACCGCGGGCTGCTGGCCCGCCAGCCACCAGCCCAGccgccccccagcaccacctccgAGCACACCTTCCGCCCGCCCCACCGCATCCCGATGCTGGCAAGAGGTGGGGCCGGGgatccccaccccaaaaaaataaCGGGGGAGCGAGGTGGCGAGGGGCTCACCGCGGTGCTGAGGGTGCCGCCTCCCCGCAGGGCAGCGGGaggccctgctggagctgatGCTCTACCAGAAGTACAGGTGAGCCTGCCCCTCCCCAACCCCAACAGTGGTCCCTGCGCTTGGGGACCCCAAAATTgggcagcggggcgggggggtggtCCCGCAGgcgggagctgct comes from Cygnus atratus isolate AKBS03 ecotype Queensland, Australia chromosome Z, CAtr_DNAZoo_HiC_assembly, whole genome shotgun sequence and encodes:
- the SPAG8 gene encoding sperm-associated antigen 8, producing the protein MGGPPALGSANQLARAASAVSMETERGAGEEPPGPAMEPGARRGTETPRGVALTGRVPPGHGGDTGDVTPPCTVRIRGDVLLPLVAPCRGDMAEEPPGMVVGGGEEHQEMLDTDEEQQEELVATAEEIPKVLAMAKEPPEVPAPMPVEEPRQVVPRGSCLIRNWQEERATNGLDRVLAPEMGSEGFVHRHGHRGLLARQPPAQPPPSTTSEHTFRPPHRIPMLARGQREALLELMLYQKYRRELLEERCPPRAPMERLSTTHRDFQAGGFQPTPLPTTQPHNYHTEQPRSFWLEQARSVPGVTCIRTGDSPFRRNAAFSTPIAEYLEQPLPHVAESYGVRPSKQ